The Littorina saxatilis isolate snail1 linkage group LG1, US_GU_Lsax_2.0, whole genome shotgun sequence nucleotide sequence ATCAGTGAACCGGTTCTAGGTCCGGTTATCTGCACAtgggagagcccccccccccccaccccctcccccctacccgGGCACCTGCACCATGAACCTCATgacacactctctctatctctgtctctctttttatgtctttctattttatttctctgtaaccatctctctctcctcctctctctctgtaactatctctgactgtctgtctctctgactttctttatgtctctctctgtctctctctctatccctctctctctctctgtcgctttttctccctctctctctgtatctctctctctctctctctctctctctctctctctctccgctctttgtctctttctctccctctctgtctctctcagtccctctgCTACACAGACCTCAGGAATATAGCCTACGTACCTGACTCTCCGTTCTGTGAAAAGGGCGTTGATTCGTCCTGTGATTCGAGCACCTTGACGGACAGTTGTTAGACAGATGACCATGCCGACCACAAGTCCAGCAAGTACGACCACGTCTGTGTTCTTCACCCATTGTGCGTTTTGTATTAATTGAAGGTATACACCATTAACACTGAGCAGCTAAGTACACATTATTCCAATTTGTACTCTACAAATGTTCAGCGATAAGCCCGGGCTTAGATGTGACTGAAGATGTCTGTGTAACCGAAGAGACACTATTAACACTGAGCAACTAAGTACACGTTATACAAATTTGTACTCTGCAAATATTCAGCAATAAGCCCGGGTTTAGATGTGACTGAAGATGTCTGTGTAACCGAAGAGCCTAACGTTGTTATTCCCCGTCATTTTCTAACGCCTTAAAATGTTCCTTAGTATGATTCTGCACAGAGGGTTAGAAACCCGAGAACAGCCCTTTGCATGGAATTTTTCATCACACGGTTTGACAATTATTTCTGCCATCTGCACGTCTTTTTAATTTGACATCTTTGTTTTGCTCAGGCTCAACTATAACGTCACAATCACTGCCCTTAAATGTCCACATACATGTCCCATTGGTATTTTTTTCCCCCGATGGAGCAATACATACGGAATAAGTAAAACTACGTGTGTGTCGTTTGAATTCTCCTTAAGTACTGAATGACATTTTTAGCGCTAACATGATTTCGTTCAATTAGTACCGTCAGCCCTTAATTTGATATGCATAATCCGACACCTACCACCCGATGCCGatataacaaaaagaaaactgtGTAAAATCAAGGGGGAATTTTTTCGCTGTGTTGTTGTCAGCAATAAGGATGTCTAGTCAGTGTTTGTTGTATGGTTTCTGTATACGTTATGTTGTTAGGGACTTAATTGAATATGTGGGGCGGTGAGAATGATTAGTACACAGGCACTAGACACTGTTCATGTTaacttggggcggggatatagctcagttggtagcgcgctggatttgtattcagttggccgctgtcagcgtgagttcgatcccaggttcggcggaaatttatttcacagagtcaactttgtgtgcagactctcttcggtgtccgaacctcccccgtgtacactacattgggtgtgcacgttaaagatcccacgattgacaaaagggtctttcctggcaaaattgcttaggcacagttaataattgtctacctatacccgtgtgacttggaataataggccgtgaaaggtaaatatgcgccgaaatggctgcaatctactggccgtataaaatttcatctcacacggcatcactgcagagcgcctagaactgtacccacggaatatgcgcgatataagactcattgattgaacttgcttgttcttttttttgtttgtttatttgttaaatTGTTCCTTTTGTCGGTTGTTTgtgtggtggtggaggggggggggggggggggggggggatgggtgaggggggggggggggtcgagaggcagtatttaaaaaaaaattctcaaccACCTCCAAAAATATGTGACTGTGTTCAAAACTCGTAACAAtcagtgtgttcaaaagtggaataCTTCAATTTAGAGTGTACCCCTGGAGGCAGGTCGAACCCAggttattgttgttgtgttgttgctttttgctCTCAAagtaaggaagaaagaaagaaagaaatagagacaAAATTAATTTTAGCAGCAACCTGTGGATTTGGATAACAAATATGCGGCAATTACGCTCCTGTGACACCATCCTCCGTGCTGAAAGAGTTTAGTGTCAGGTCAGTAGAGAGGAAAGTGAGGGGAGACATGAAAggctgcggggggggggggggggtgaggggggaggtttgtttgttcgttcatgggctgaaactcccacggcttttacgtgtatgaccgtttttaccccgccatttaggcagccatacggcCGCTCAGTTTCGcgggaggaagcatgctgggtattttcgtgtttctataacccaccgaactctgacatggattacaggatctttttcgtgcgcacttggtcttgtgcttgcgtgtacacacggaggtgttcggacaccgaggagagtctgcacacaaagttgactctgagaaataaatctctcgccgaacgtggggacgaactcatgctgacagcggccaactggatacaaatccagcgcgctaccgactgagctacatccctgcccgaGGGGGGGGAGGTCGGTGCCACTAAGGATTACTTTGCAGTACACTAAGGACAGTTTTGATTGCCTGGGTGAAAGTGAAAGGGGTGCCAGGTTATCAGttatgcgggggggggggggttctccTAAGCCTCAGTAGATCTACATGACATTAgttagtgttgtgggtgttggcTTCTTCCAGTGTAAAAGTGGCTCCATAAAAGTATGAACGTATATTGCTTGTAAAGTCAACTAAAAAGTATTAAAAGGGTAGAATACCGTCCCAAACATCTTCCGTTATTTCACAGTCCAACACGTATGACACGATGTTTGGAcatactcctcctcctcctcctcctcatcatcatcaccgccatcaaccaccaccatcaccagcaGCAACAACATACTGACTGAGTTGATTGCGGACCGAGTTCACATTGAAAATGTGACCTGAATGCGTTTGGCTATTGTTCACAACAAGACTATGCGTTATTATCTTTCACATCGctttatttacttttcattTGCATTCAAAATGTGTGGTACTGTTTTTCGTAAAAACTTGATGAACCCTGTCAGTTGTATTTTATCCCAACaacaataaatacataaatataataaaaatatCACAGGAATGCCTTTACCATGTGACAACGTGTGCATGTGCAGAATGCACAATAGATAACACAGAATATTtcattgcccaaggttgggaattcgTTGTGACCAAGCAAACCCAACACACGCATCTATCAAACAAATCAACGACAACAATTTAACTACATACATCAGAATTAACAACATAATCACTTTATAACCTCTCATAGCGTCAgtagcaagcacacacacacacacgcacacacacacacacacacacaaacaaacacacacacatgcatgaacATCAACAGATATatttaacaacaacactgaTCATGGCAGCATTATCGCTCCACAAACACTAATATATCGCCAATGAAAACAGATAGATCATGGTTCTTTGCTGTAAATGATTCATGCAAAAGCATTTTTAAAGTATGGCATACAAATCTTGGTCTTACAGTGAATATATTTcgtaaagaataaataaataaagtgatGTTTAGTGATGGGCATGAAATTCAGTTTCTCTGGTCAAGGTTATTGAATGCCTGAGTAAGTCGACGAGGCCTGGAACTGTGCTGCATAttggaagtaaaaacaaaatcccAGTAAAGAGTTTGAAAAGTGCACACATGAAATCTGAGACAAAAGTTCTGAAATGCAACAGTCTGGTATGGCTGAGTCTTAATTATTGTGCTGCCCAAAGGAAGCAATATACTGTACGGCGGATGTAAGACAAGCCAGTGCAAAACTTGTTAAACAACAGTTCTAACTTTCAGCAGCTTGGTGTGTGGCTGAGTCGTATTGTCGTTGAGCATGGATACTGGCGGCTCATAAGTGACGCAGACAAAGGCTGGAAGCGCTGCCACAGGGAGTAAAATTCCATACCGATGAAGACAAGTGCAAAAACCTGCAcgttaaaataaaaattctaAATGTCAGCAGTAAAGTGTATTTGAGTCGTATTGTGTAGGCCACTACCTGTTCTTGTTGAGCGATTGACACAAAAAGGCCCGACATGCTGCCTGTAGGAAGTAACATACCATTCCAATGCAAAACCTGCAGGCTGGAATAACAGATTTATCAATCTGGTTTGCTTGACTGAGACATAATTATTACTTACGTCAGTATTAGCGGGTCGTCGCTCACGTAGGTGCCGCTTTAAGAGTCACAGATACCCAAACACACATTGAACACGGCACAGAGTTGATAACCACAAACATTGTTGAGCGGTCTGCACACACAAACTGTGCAGTGTTCAAGCATTTTTGTTGCTCTTTCTAATTGCCAACGACACTCTCTGCCGATTCTATTGCTGCGACGATTGCTGACTGATGTCTCCGAGGATGTGCACAGCTCGACTTTCCACCAATCAACGGCCTCCGTTTAGAAGTGATGGTtttttggttggtttttgggttttaatgtcccttgagcagatgctagctgctattcgagaccgttAGAAGTGATAAATGACAACATGGGAGAGAGCGCGAGAAGCACCGTACCACAGCCAGTGGAGATTCAAGACGCCCAAGCGAGCTAGCTTGTACCTCTCAGCTGCTGTAATATGCTGACACTTATTGAGTGTTTCTTTGATCCTAGTTTGACTGTTGTCTGCCGCAGCCACAGCTCTGTGGGCGATGGACATGTCTTGCCGCGGCTGTCCCTGTCCCGCGCCAGAGGTCTCACCGTCAGCGTCTATATGCAAATGTTGCATTCCGGCCCCCAAAGGCGATATGCTGGCTTGAGACCCTGTTTGGTTTTGATTGACCTTTGACTCGCTGCTCGCATTCAGGGTACCTGCTGCCTGCGTGGAAGTGTCCGCTGTGAGTACTTGACCCTGCAGACCGAGTTGTGGTGAAGCTGACGGCGGATCTGTCCCCCGCACAGCGTCTGCGTAGGTCCTGGGCGCTGCCTGGTAATGACGACCCGGCACGCACACCACCAGCTTCTTCTCCGTCCCACACGCGGCTCGCACGTGCATCATGGACACGCCTGGCCGGTGGAGGTCAAAGTCGTCCTCAATCCTGTATATGTTGACCCGGTAGCCTATGGTGTCTCTCGTCAGCTGCTGGTAGAACACGGAGTAAAGCAGGTTGAACATGTTGCGGTAAACTGCTGTTCCCGTGACGAGAATGAGCACGTCACTTTGCTTCAACTGGTGCCCGCAGTCCTCTGTAAAAGACCAGAGTAATTCGTAGTGTCTCAGTCAAAGTGAAGAGAAATTCACTAATGTACTTCATACACGTCACACTTGAAATACGGACAGACTGACTGATCACATACACAGTTACGTTCAGCCACTCCATCACTTCATGCACGCCCCCGGGTACGCAAGATCGTTGAAATAAGGGTGTACTTTGAGCTTTGCAAGGTGCACACTTTTACTTGGGGCTGCAAGCAAAAATATAACCGTTCTGCTGAttctaaagaaaaaaagattgtAAAAAAGAAGGGTAAACAATCTACCTGTAATGTTACAGTTGCAGACCGTCAGCGTGTTCTTCAAGTGGTTGACCAGGCTGTTAGCGCACTCCCGACAGTCCGTGATCTCAGCGCTCCTGTGCGCAGCGTGGGACATGAAGAACGGATCGGAACCCTCAGCTGGAAATCTGTACCGTTCCTCGCAGCTTGACGTTACAGGACTCCTCGGCACAGCCGTGCTGCTGGTCACATACTGATGAACACATGAGGCATCTCCGTATTGGCAGAAAGGCTCCAAGGCTTGCAGAATCCTTTGGATTTTAGGTGGACACCTGTAGGAGTAGAAGAGTGTCTCGCTGTTGAAGCGTTGCGGGCAGTGAGAGGGGAATGGCCCCGCGCACCAAACCCTGGCCATCGGAAGCTGCTTTCTGATTGCCAATATCAACTCTGTGGTTTTCCCTTTTATTGTTCTCATTGTCAGCTCGTCAATAATGAAGTTGATTCCTTCACCCTTTTCAGTCTTCTggttgtctttttcttctccgGTAGGACCACCAGGCAGGGCAGATGGTAAAAACACATCTTTCAGTAAGTCACCAGCTCCAGAAATTTGATCAAACATTTCCTCATGGGCTCTTCGCTTTGGTTTTTGAGGTGTTTTTCCCAATTTAGGCTTGTTCTTGATTTCGACTATGTTTTCTATGAAATCTTCAACGTTCGTGTTGTCAGATATTTGCTTTTTGTGGAAACAGGGGAAATGTTTGTCCAAATCTTGATGACTGATGCCTGAAATTGTCTCCATGAAGTATATTAGGAATTCAGTTGCTGGCTGTTTAGTAAGTCGCCCATGGCTGAAGATGGCAAATACAGCCTCACTTGCAGTGAGCAGCTTCAACGATTTTGCAGCAAGTACAACAGTTTTTCCGCATCCAGGAGGTCCGGTGATAAACTGGTACTGTTCGCCactttttattattttggaCTGCTGCTCATCAATTCTTAAAGATTGATTTCTTCTGCCTGTCTCCTGTACCATTTCAGGGAAATTTTTTATTTCCTCTCTGTGGCAGAAGCTGCAACATATCAATACAattttcacataaaatttgcAGATGCCATTTCATGATTTTAGTACACGTTTAGCAACCAAATATGTGTACATCTGCTGTTGTGACGAAATGAAAAACAACTATTAACTaatgacacacagtcaaaacaacacattcttttccttATACCATGCAGCTGAAGGAGAACATGATGTCAGAAACTTTACTTGACATTTCTATTTTTCAACTGGCttgaataaaacaaaatcaaccaGGCTTGGGAAACATGCATGGTCAAAGTAACCTTATTAGCGGAAGACCAAAATGTTCTACCTGCAGTCGTCATTGTTAAATGGATTTATTCATTTAGAAATGAAGCAATATTGAAATATTATGGAGAAGCAAAAAAGAAGTCTTCAAAAAATCTTCACCTTGCCAGAACCAGTCTGTAAGTTTCTGGGCTAAGTTCCTTTTGTCGTGTGTTGAGCCGGGTGACGTTTGACCACCACTGGTCAATGGCTTTCCGGACCCGCACATCAGCCTCATCAACAGTTCCATCTTTGGGCGGGAGGTCATCAGAACACAGGCACAAGTCCTCAACAGCCACTTGCCCTGCCCCTTCTGTCCCGAGGGAAATACATCTCGCAAGATCCTATAGACAAATAGGACACAAAAAGCACTAAACGTTAGACACCGGAGAACAAAGAAGAATTATCAGACAAAATACATTGAACTGAATACAACGTATCAAACCATATGTCATTAGCGGAACGTTGGTCTGTTTTGCTTTGTCCTACTCTCAGGTGAAGCATTATTGTTAGTACTGCGTATATACAAACCCCAAAACTATGGGTTTTTTTAGTGTTTGGTGTCTGCACCACATTCATAACCTCTTTCTGGACCACGAAAACAAAATTCCAGCACAATATAAGTGAAAATACAGTGAAAATACAGCTATAAGCAAAGATAGTTGTGCCTAGCAATGTTTGAACTGAGATTCCAAAACAAAGGCAAAAGTCTGCCTTGCAATaattttgttgctgctagcttttcacttgGAGGTTGAATTAATGTAAATGAAATTGAACAAATCCATGCATAGTAACTGTAATACCTCCcgcagtgttttgtttttctgtaaaGCATGCTTCAGGTAGTTTCTGGTTATGTTGGGCAGACCCAGCGTGCTGACGATGTTGATGTACTGGCCATCTATCTGCAAGCACTCGAGAACCTTGCGTCCTTTCTCCAGCCGCTTGACAGCATTTTCCTTCAGACGTTTCAAGAAACACTCGGACATCTTTTCAGGTGAAAGGTGGTCTTGGGCGTCACCAAAGGCCTGCAAATGGCAGTGTGAAGTGGGATCAACGACTTAAAATCACGATTAAATGAGAACAAAAATCACTAACTCGCTTATTTTAACACAATGCCTCCCAGAGCTACAATTCTCGCCTGCTAGATAATCCATATGCAAATCCCAAAACGGGGACATGAAGAATCTGCAAAATCGCCTTTCCCCTTTTGTTCCAAGCGATGGCGTGGT carries:
- the LOC138974835 gene encoding uncharacterized protein; amino-acid sequence: MAAKYPRQCHKCLEFGHMKRDCLNPIKCSRCRKSGHIRSNCPLQDTKSGPGKKVSDRQKRVSSAIKTELVQAFFNGYPGFDEQTWLGPMFWPRSRSQSSISSQGSSGRSSPVLPEEDKDKCSNIRGDESVKRVAEAVFQIKRRTKRPFCILQNKQFQTLQEDVNKGLLCVSKKKADEEELDRGDFDVIILHSVHGYIYIEVKAFGDAQDHLSPEKMSECFLKRLKENAVKRLEKGRKVLECLQIDGQYINIVSTLGLPNITRNYLKHALQKNKTLREDLARCISLGTEGAGQVAVEDLCLCSDDLPPKDGTVDEADVRVRKAIDQWWSNVTRLNTRQKELSPETYRLVLASFCHREEIKNFPEMVQETGRRNQSLRIDEQQSKIIKSGEQYQFITGPPGCGKTVVLAAKSLKLLTASEAVFAIFSHGRLTKQPATEFLIYFMETISGISHQDLDKHFPCFHKKQISDNTNVEDFIENIVEIKNKPKLGKTPQKPKRRAHEEMFDQISGAGDLLKDVFLPSALPGGPTGEEKDNQKTEKGEGINFIIDELTMRTIKGKTTELILAIRKQLPMARVWCAGPFPSHCPQRFNSETLFYSYRCPPKIQRILQALEPFCQYGDASCVHQYVTSSTAVPRSPVTSSCEERYRFPAEGSDPFFMSHAAHRSAEITDCRECANSLVNHLKNTLTVCNCNITEDCGHQLKQSDVLILVTGTAVYRNMFNLLYSVFYQQLTRDTIGYRVNIYRIEDDFDLHRPGVSMMHVRAACGTEKKLVVCVPGRHYQAAPRTYADAVRGTDPPSASPQLGLQGQVLTADTSTQAAGTLNASSESKVNQNQTGSQASISPLGAGMQHLHIDADGETSGAGQGQPRQDMSIAHRAVAAADNSQTRIKETLNKCQHITAAERYKLARLGVLNLHWLWYGASRALSHVVIYHF